The proteins below come from a single Corynebacterium glyciniphilum AJ 3170 genomic window:
- a CDS encoding NUDIX hydrolase: MISHTGTGDLSTSLASRNLDKGTSDRAVETVEAPVGHVARIGSTPADEFERPVFAAGAVLWRRTSPDGPGTPETAGGDNGDEIEIAVIHRPHYDDWSLPKGKVDPGENMVATATREIAEETGYSPTLGWLLGYIHYPLGNKTKVVYYWTAEVTDGRFQDNNEVDELHWLSPHDAKAKVSYDADRDVITAAEEVLALGCTRRVLYVRHAKAMSRDNWEEDDDLRPLTKKGHRQAAALPTVLEGYQPKSVFTAAPERCRATVEPTAGHLGLDIEMNVNLGDAALQHSARTVMEALVQASSAPVSVVCSQGEIIPAVVSGLAEDAGFEIEDLRTKKGSVWVLHFGADDTLLGADYLASPLPVR; this comes from the coding sequence TTGATCAGCCACACCGGCACCGGAGACCTGTCAACCTCCCTGGCATCGAGAAACCTCGACAAGGGCACGTCGGACCGGGCCGTCGAGACGGTTGAGGCCCCCGTCGGCCATGTCGCCCGGATCGGCAGCACCCCCGCCGACGAGTTTGAGCGCCCTGTCTTCGCCGCCGGTGCCGTCCTGTGGCGCCGCACCAGTCCCGACGGCCCCGGCACCCCGGAAACCGCCGGTGGCGACAACGGTGACGAGATCGAGATCGCCGTGATCCACCGTCCCCACTACGACGACTGGTCCCTGCCGAAAGGCAAGGTCGATCCCGGTGAGAACATGGTCGCCACCGCCACCCGCGAGATCGCCGAGGAGACCGGGTATTCCCCTACCTTGGGATGGCTCCTCGGTTACATCCACTACCCGCTCGGAAACAAAACCAAAGTCGTCTACTACTGGACCGCCGAAGTAACCGACGGCCGTTTCCAGGACAACAATGAAGTCGACGAACTGCACTGGCTGTCCCCCCACGACGCCAAGGCGAAGGTCAGCTACGACGCGGACCGGGACGTCATCACGGCCGCCGAAGAAGTCCTCGCCCTGGGCTGCACACGGCGAGTGCTCTACGTGCGCCATGCTAAAGCGATGTCCCGGGACAACTGGGAAGAGGACGATGATCTCCGCCCCCTGACGAAGAAGGGGCACCGCCAGGCCGCGGCCCTGCCCACGGTGCTGGAGGGTTACCAACCGAAGTCCGTGTTCACTGCGGCACCCGAACGGTGCCGCGCCACGGTGGAACCGACGGCGGGCCACCTCGGCCTTGACATCGAAATGAACGTCAACCTCGGCGATGCCGCGCTGCAGCACTCCGCACGCACGGTCATGGAGGCGCTTGTCCAGGCGAGCTCGGCCCCGGTGAGCGTGGTGTGCTCCCAGGGGGAGATCATTCCCGCCGTGGTCTCCGGGCTGGCGGAGGACGCCGGCTTCGAGATCGAGGATCTGCGCACCAAGAAAGGCAGCGTGTGGGTCCTGCACTTCGGCGCGGATGACACCTTGCTCGGTGCCGACTACCTGGCCTCACCGCTCCCCGTGCGGTGA
- a CDS encoding NAD(P)H-dependent glycerol-3-phosphate dehydrogenase, which yields MVRVAVMGSGSWGTTVAKVCADTEIGAQLAPTGSAASPSVTLWARRAEIAAEINDEHRNSTYLPGTVLPSSVTATTDPAAALDGADVVFLGVPSQSLRENLEQWRDLIPEEATLVSLAKGIEHSTGRRMSQVITEVADVDPGRVAVLSGPNLAVEVAQQQPAASVVACTDDRRARLVQSALATAYFRPYTNDDVIGCEVGGTCKNVIALACGMAAGMGMGHNTIATVITRGLTEITRLTVALGGQERSMAGLAGMGDLVATCNSPLSRNRTFGERLGMGESLEQASGATKGQVAEGVISSMSVAELAEAHGVEMPITREVVRVCHHGGDVQTAIRALMGRTKKAE from the coding sequence ATGGTTCGGGTAGCGGTGATGGGGTCGGGCTCCTGGGGGACGACGGTGGCCAAGGTCTGTGCGGACACTGAGATCGGGGCGCAGTTGGCGCCGACCGGGTCTGCGGCCAGCCCGTCGGTGACATTGTGGGCGCGGCGGGCGGAGATCGCTGCAGAGATCAACGACGAGCACCGGAACTCGACCTACCTGCCGGGGACGGTCCTGCCGTCGTCGGTCACCGCCACGACGGATCCCGCTGCAGCGCTTGACGGTGCCGACGTCGTCTTTCTCGGCGTTCCGTCGCAGTCACTCCGCGAGAATCTGGAACAGTGGCGTGACCTCATTCCGGAGGAAGCTACTCTCGTCAGCCTTGCGAAAGGCATTGAGCATTCGACAGGACGACGCATGAGCCAGGTCATCACGGAGGTCGCCGACGTCGACCCCGGTCGAGTCGCGGTTCTTTCCGGCCCCAACCTCGCTGTCGAGGTTGCGCAGCAGCAGCCCGCAGCAAGCGTCGTGGCCTGCACCGACGACCGTCGCGCCCGACTGGTGCAGTCTGCGTTGGCCACCGCCTACTTCCGTCCGTACACCAACGATGACGTCATCGGCTGCGAGGTCGGTGGTACCTGCAAGAACGTCATCGCGCTGGCCTGCGGCATGGCCGCGGGGATGGGGATGGGCCACAACACCATCGCGACGGTGATCACACGTGGTCTGACGGAGATCACCCGGCTGACCGTGGCGCTCGGCGGGCAGGAACGGTCCATGGCGGGCCTGGCAGGCATGGGGGATCTGGTGGCGACGTGTAATTCGCCGCTGTCACGCAATCGCACCTTCGGTGAACGTCTTGGTATGGGGGAGTCTCTGGAGCAGGCCAGCGGCGCGACGAAAGGACAGGTCGCCGAGGGTGTGATCTCCAGCATGTCTGTCGCCGAGCTGGCTGAGGCACACGGGGTGGAGATGCCGATTACCCGGGAAGTCGTTCGGGTATGCCACCACGGCGGGGACGTGCAGACCGCGATCCGGGCACTGATGGGCCGCACCAAGAAAGCCGAGTGA